In Streptomyces sclerotialus, one genomic interval encodes:
- a CDS encoding DeoR/GlpR family DNA-binding transcription regulator — MSAIGSTARRDRIVHLATTTGLASVEELSQLFGVTASTIRRDLAKLTADGRLARTYGGAMALTAHPEASLRQRTGEAFEAKRAIARRAAAEVRPGETLLLDAGSTVGAFAHELRTAKDLTVATTGLTALQELADVETVHVECLGGTLRPLSQGFVGPLTEAALERMTFDRVFLGTDGVSPDHGICEADLRQTRLKELMAGRADHVYVLAHAAKLGRRPFHAWAVLPPGWTLITDSSADPAVLAGLRDRGVTVVLAAPEEPPSAGLR; from the coding sequence ATGTCTGCGATCGGATCGACGGCCCGGCGTGACCGGATCGTCCACCTCGCCACCACCACCGGGCTGGCCAGCGTCGAAGAGCTCTCCCAGCTGTTCGGGGTGACGGCGTCCACCATCCGCCGCGACCTGGCGAAGCTGACCGCCGACGGCCGGCTCGCCCGTACGTACGGCGGTGCGATGGCCCTGACCGCGCACCCCGAGGCGTCGCTGCGGCAGCGCACCGGCGAGGCCTTCGAGGCCAAGCGGGCCATCGCGCGCCGGGCCGCCGCGGAGGTGCGCCCCGGCGAGACCCTGCTGCTGGACGCCGGGTCGACGGTCGGCGCCTTCGCCCACGAGCTGCGCACCGCCAAGGACCTGACCGTCGCCACCACCGGCCTGACCGCGCTCCAGGAGCTGGCCGACGTCGAGACGGTGCACGTCGAATGCCTCGGCGGCACGCTGCGCCCGCTCAGCCAGGGCTTCGTCGGGCCGCTGACCGAAGCGGCCCTGGAACGCATGACGTTCGACCGGGTCTTCCTCGGCACCGACGGGGTCTCGCCCGACCACGGCATCTGCGAGGCCGACCTGCGGCAGACCCGCCTCAAGGAGCTGATGGCGGGCCGCGCCGACCATGTCTACGTGCTCGCGCACGCGGCAAAACTGGGCCGCCGCCCGTTCCACGCCTGGGCCGTCCTGCCGCCGGGCTGGACCCTGATCACCGACAGCAGCGCGGACCCGGCCGTCCTCGCCGGCCTCAGGGACCGTGGCGTCACCGTCGTCCTCGCCGCCCCGGAGGAGCCCCCGTCGGCCGGTCTCCGCTGA
- a CDS encoding four-carbon acid sugar kinase family protein codes for MSLNSRRGRAPCRVLALADDLSGAAEVASVLRLRARIALTTAGARPPADGEAAVLDLDTRQLPPADAARTVTEALRTVLLPADGVLLKKTDSLLRGNLAAETAAFAAGAAGAVIAPALPVNGRTVRGGIVHLDGVPLHRTDAWRAEPRPAPRSVADALGALPTAVVPLADVRAPLPHLADRLRTVLAAGRHPVCDAGTDADLDAIAAAAIQLGPGVRLVGTGGLAAAVGRQVGGRVTDRPPATPAPTPGRPLLVVVGTAEPTARAQIAQLTALGARHLALSADALVRPGGPPPLGVDPYGITVVGIDPSGGLHHDASRRLVTALARAVAAVPHPADLVLTGGETARRVLDALGIDLLRPVGRIHHGAVHSRTADGRSVVTRPGSYGGTDSLLRIARALRPHHGHAATRPPHQDHAVARPPAGTVPHTPPVPQGEPS; via the coding sequence GTGTCCCTCAACTCCCGCCGCGGGCGGGCACCGTGCCGCGTACTCGCTCTCGCCGACGACCTGTCCGGCGCCGCCGAGGTCGCGTCCGTCCTGCGGCTGCGCGCCCGGATCGCCCTGACCACCGCCGGCGCCCGGCCGCCCGCCGACGGCGAGGCGGCCGTCCTCGACCTCGACACCCGGCAGCTGCCCCCGGCGGACGCCGCCCGCACGGTGACCGAAGCCCTGCGCACCGTCCTGCTTCCCGCGGACGGCGTGCTGCTGAAGAAGACCGACTCCCTGCTGCGCGGCAACCTCGCCGCCGAGACGGCCGCGTTCGCCGCGGGCGCAGCGGGCGCCGTGATCGCACCGGCCCTGCCGGTCAACGGCCGCACGGTGCGCGGCGGGATCGTCCACCTGGACGGCGTACCGCTGCACCGCACGGACGCCTGGCGCGCGGAGCCCCGGCCCGCCCCGCGCTCGGTCGCGGACGCGCTCGGCGCTCTCCCTACCGCGGTCGTGCCCCTCGCCGACGTCCGCGCCCCCCTTCCGCACCTGGCCGACCGGCTCCGTACGGTCCTCGCGGCCGGCCGCCACCCCGTCTGCGACGCCGGGACGGACGCCGACCTCGACGCGATCGCCGCGGCCGCCATCCAACTCGGGCCCGGCGTACGGCTGGTGGGCACCGGCGGTCTCGCGGCGGCGGTGGGGCGGCAGGTCGGCGGCCGGGTGACGGACCGGCCGCCCGCCACACCCGCCCCGACCCCCGGCCGCCCCCTGCTCGTCGTCGTCGGTACCGCCGAACCCACCGCGCGTGCGCAGATCGCGCAACTGACGGCGCTCGGCGCGCGCCACCTCGCGTTGTCCGCCGACGCGCTCGTCCGGCCCGGCGGCCCGCCGCCCCTCGGCGTCGACCCGTACGGCATCACCGTCGTCGGCATCGACCCGTCCGGCGGCCTGCACCACGACGCGTCCCGCCGGCTCGTCACCGCTCTCGCCCGCGCCGTGGCCGCCGTACCGCACCCGGCCGACCTCGTCCTCACCGGTGGCGAGACCGCTCGCCGGGTCCTCGACGCGCTCGGCATCGACCTGCTCCGCCCCGTCGGCCGGATCCATCACGGCGCGGTGCACTCCCGCACCGCCGACGGCCGGTCCGTCGTCACCCGCCCCGGCAGCTACGGCGGTACCGACTCCCTGCTCCGGATAGCCCGCGCGCTCCGGCCCCACCACGGCCACGCCGCCACCCGGCCCCCGCACCAGGACCACGCCGTCGCCCGGCCTCCCGCCGGGACCGTGCCGCACACCCCGCCCGTACCGCAAGGAGAGCCCTCGTGA
- a CDS encoding ABC transporter substrate-binding protein, with protein sequence MTRTPLSAPVPTALGRRLPPSRRAVLRWGALGGAGLALGPLTACAGPTGSPGPGTLTLGLNRSLVSLDNKLNQFDAAVTVQRAVRQALTRIGPGLKPELVLADRFEMTGPTAWTVRLREGIRYSDGSPVTVQDVATALRMYGEVNGSFLRTLFPELPTVEATGERTFRLHTEQPLPVLDRLMANIHITPARANRPEELRSGLGTGPYRVTAANSGAGEYTLARNTRYWGKRPPVDQVRVRFVPEESGRVVALRSGELDVVDTLAPDSAEQLAGLPGVHVEESPGVRMCQLFFNFRKPRGHPLADARVRHALTYAVDGDSLVRDVLTGSAEEAGGVVPLALEGAVRTGSYVHDPGKARQLLRSLGAEDLSIRIIWESGEFAADTSVMEAVLDMLRDIGVRASLQQFEPGGDILKWRQGRAGDWDVIGNGYGSPTGQALTTLQGMYGGTAEDERTRDAFMGYVVPRVERQLSAAATEVDATERTRKLATVQHAIWDTWPALWGFAPKTLLARRSRVRGLAVQPINSYDLSAVRLEG encoded by the coding sequence ATGACCCGAACTCCCTTGAGTGCCCCCGTACCTACGGCGCTCGGCCGCCGCCTTCCCCCCAGCCGCCGCGCCGTGCTGCGCTGGGGCGCCCTCGGCGGCGCCGGCCTCGCCCTCGGCCCGCTGACCGCCTGCGCCGGGCCGACCGGCTCACCCGGGCCCGGCACCCTCACGCTCGGCCTCAACCGCTCGCTGGTGAGCCTGGACAACAAGCTCAACCAGTTCGACGCCGCGGTCACCGTCCAGCGCGCGGTCCGCCAGGCGCTCACCCGCATCGGTCCAGGGCTGAAACCGGAGCTCGTGCTCGCCGACCGGTTCGAGATGACCGGCCCGACGGCCTGGACCGTGCGGCTGCGCGAGGGCATCCGGTACTCGGACGGCAGCCCGGTCACGGTCCAGGACGTCGCCACGGCCCTGCGCATGTACGGCGAGGTCAACGGCTCCTTCCTGCGCACGCTCTTCCCCGAGCTGCCGACCGTCGAGGCGACCGGCGAGCGCACCTTCCGGCTGCACACCGAGCAGCCGCTGCCCGTACTGGACCGGCTGATGGCCAACATCCACATCACCCCGGCCCGCGCCAACCGCCCGGAGGAACTGCGGAGCGGCCTCGGCACCGGCCCGTACCGCGTGACCGCCGCCAACAGCGGCGCCGGCGAGTACACCCTCGCCCGCAACACCCGGTACTGGGGCAAGCGGCCGCCCGTCGACCAGGTCCGGGTCCGCTTCGTCCCCGAGGAGTCCGGCCGGGTGGTGGCCCTGCGCAGCGGCGAACTGGACGTCGTCGACACCCTCGCGCCCGACTCCGCCGAACAGCTCGCAGGCCTCCCCGGCGTGCACGTCGAGGAGAGCCCGGGCGTCCGCATGTGCCAGCTCTTCTTCAACTTCCGCAAGCCGAGGGGGCATCCGCTCGCCGACGCCCGGGTGCGGCACGCGCTCACCTACGCCGTCGACGGCGACTCGCTCGTCCGGGACGTTCTCACCGGCTCGGCGGAAGAGGCCGGCGGCGTCGTGCCGCTCGCGCTCGAAGGCGCGGTGCGCACCGGCTCGTACGTGCACGACCCCGGCAAGGCGCGGCAGCTGCTGCGGTCGCTGGGCGCCGAGGACCTGAGCATCAGGATCATCTGGGAGTCCGGGGAGTTCGCGGCCGACACCTCCGTCATGGAGGCGGTCCTGGACATGCTGCGGGACATCGGCGTACGGGCGTCCCTCCAGCAGTTCGAGCCCGGCGGCGACATCCTGAAGTGGCGCCAGGGCCGGGCCGGCGACTGGGACGTCATCGGCAACGGCTACGGCAGCCCCACCGGCCAGGCCCTCACCACCCTCCAGGGCATGTACGGCGGCACGGCCGAGGACGAGCGCACCCGCGACGCGTTCATGGGCTACGTCGTGCCGCGCGTCGAGCGGCAGCTGTCGGCCGCCGCCACCGAGGTCGACGCCACCGAGCGCACGCGCAAGCTCGCCACCGTCCAGCACGCGATCTGGGACACCTGGCCCGCGCTGTGGGGCTTCGCGCCGAAGACGCTGCTCGCCCGCCGGTCCCGGGTCCGTGGCCTGGCCGTCCAGCCGATCAACTCCTACGACCTGTCCGCCGTACGGCTGGAGGGCTGA
- the pdxA gene encoding 4-hydroxythreonine-4-phosphate dehydrogenase PdxA codes for MNASPAAAPAEQTGAAARPLPIIAVTMGDGAGIGPEVIVPALLHPDTLRDCRPVVVGDAGRLRLAAGILGVTCDIVTVDTPAEADFAPGRLHVIDPGLLPADLPWGKLSAVAGNAAYEYVRTAADLALRGDVHGICTAPLNKEALHAAGHLYPGHTELLAHLTGTEEVSMMLSTPKVKVIHVTTHIGLIDAVHRIEPGLVERTVRRGHDAMVRSGIAEPVIGVCGINPHAGENGLFGYGEEESKIVPALAAVRADGIDARGPLPADTAFFLASRGDYDLIVAMYHDQGHGPVKVLGIETGVNITVGLPVIRTSVDHGTAFDIAGTGRAEPGSMVEALRQAAELSSAPAR; via the coding sequence GTGAACGCAAGCCCCGCCGCCGCCCCCGCCGAGCAGACCGGCGCCGCCGCCCGGCCGCTACCGATCATCGCGGTGACCATGGGCGACGGTGCCGGCATCGGCCCGGAGGTCATCGTCCCGGCGCTGCTGCACCCCGACACCCTGCGCGACTGCCGCCCCGTAGTCGTCGGCGACGCGGGCCGCCTCCGCCTGGCGGCCGGCATCCTCGGCGTCACCTGCGACATCGTCACCGTCGACACCCCGGCCGAAGCCGACTTCGCCCCCGGCCGCCTCCACGTCATCGACCCCGGTCTGCTCCCCGCCGACCTGCCCTGGGGCAAGCTGTCCGCCGTAGCGGGCAACGCGGCCTACGAGTACGTCCGTACCGCCGCCGACCTCGCGCTCCGCGGCGACGTGCACGGCATCTGCACCGCACCGCTGAACAAGGAGGCCCTGCACGCCGCCGGACACCTCTACCCCGGTCACACCGAACTCCTCGCGCACCTCACCGGCACCGAAGAGGTGTCGATGATGCTGTCCACGCCCAAGGTGAAGGTCATCCACGTCACCACCCACATCGGGCTGATCGACGCGGTGCACCGCATCGAGCCGGGCCTGGTCGAGCGGACCGTACGCCGCGGCCACGACGCCATGGTGCGCTCCGGCATCGCCGAGCCGGTCATCGGCGTGTGCGGCATCAACCCGCACGCGGGCGAGAACGGCCTCTTCGGGTACGGCGAGGAGGAGTCGAAGATCGTCCCGGCGCTGGCGGCCGTACGTGCCGACGGCATCGACGCGCGCGGCCCGCTCCCCGCCGACACCGCCTTCTTCCTCGCCTCGCGCGGCGACTACGACCTGATCGTCGCCATGTACCACGACCAGGGCCACGGCCCGGTCAAGGTGCTCGGCATCGAAACCGGCGTCAACATCACCGTCGGGCTCCCCGTCATCCGCACCTCCGTCGACCACGGCACCGCGTTCGACATCGCGGGCACCGGCCGGGCGGAGCCCGGTAGCATGGTCGAGGCCCTGCGCCAGGCCGCCGAGCTGTCATCCGCACCGGCCCGCTGA
- a CDS encoding ABC transporter permease translates to MPKYLARRIGQSLLTVFLTLTTVFLLVRLAPGDPASAYAGPNVATADLARIRAQFGLDEPLLLQYGTFLRDLVTGQLGTSYSFHAPALDVVLDRMPYTVTLAVAAISVTALTAVPLGVWMARRADTKRELGANVLTVAGQSMPDFWTGVMLLTVFAVLLPVLPASGFTTWSGLVLPTVTVAVLQLALISRLVRREMSTALASPYVTVARSRGVSERALTWRYALANSGVPLLTALGTRFAALLNGVVVVEVVFGWPGVGSLVVRALETRDYPLIQATVLVTASLAVLVQLLVDLAYPLLDPRVRLGKAA, encoded by the coding sequence GTGCCGAAGTACCTCGCCCGCCGCATCGGGCAGAGCCTGCTCACCGTCTTCCTCACCCTGACCACCGTGTTCCTGCTCGTCCGGCTCGCACCCGGCGACCCCGCTTCCGCGTACGCCGGACCGAACGTCGCCACCGCCGACCTCGCCCGCATCCGCGCGCAGTTCGGGCTCGACGAGCCGCTGCTGCTCCAGTACGGCACCTTCCTGCGGGACCTGGTCACCGGGCAGCTCGGCACCAGTTACTCCTTCCACGCCCCCGCGCTGGACGTGGTCCTGGACCGCATGCCGTACACCGTCACGCTCGCGGTCGCCGCGATCTCCGTCACCGCCCTGACGGCCGTGCCGCTCGGCGTGTGGATGGCGCGCCGCGCCGACACCAAGCGCGAACTGGGCGCCAACGTCCTCACCGTCGCCGGGCAGTCCATGCCGGACTTCTGGACCGGCGTGATGCTGCTGACCGTCTTCGCCGTACTGCTGCCGGTGCTGCCCGCCTCCGGATTCACCACCTGGAGCGGTCTCGTCCTGCCCACGGTGACCGTCGCGGTCCTGCAACTGGCGCTGATATCCCGGCTGGTGCGCCGCGAGATGAGTACCGCGCTGGCCTCCCCGTACGTCACCGTGGCCCGCTCCCGCGGCGTCTCCGAACGCGCCCTCACGTGGCGGTACGCCCTGGCCAACTCCGGTGTGCCGCTGCTCACCGCGCTCGGCACCCGATTCGCCGCGCTGCTCAACGGCGTCGTGGTGGTCGAGGTCGTCTTCGGCTGGCCGGGCGTCGGCTCCCTCGTCGTCCGCGCCCTGGAGACCCGGGACTACCCGCTCATCCAGGCCACCGTCCTGGTCACCGCGAGCCTCGCAGTCCTCGTCCAACTCCTCGTCGACCTCGCCTACCCGCTGCTCGACCCGCGGGTACGCCTCGGAAAGGCAGCCTGA